In one window of Arachis ipaensis cultivar K30076 chromosome B06, Araip1.1, whole genome shotgun sequence DNA:
- the LOC107648071 gene encoding soluble inorganic pyrophosphatase 1-like: MSKKDEESKDNRQAPKLNERILSSLSRRSVAAHPWHDLDIGPDAPKIFNCVVEITKGSKVKYELDKKTGMIKVDRILYSSVVYPHNYGFIPRTLCDDNDPLDVLVLMQEPVLPGCFLRARAIGLMPMIDQGEKDDKIIAVCADDPEYKHYTDFKELPPHRLTEIKRFFEDYKKNENKEVAVNEFLPAATAFEAVQSSMDLYGEYIMQSLGR, from the exons ATGAGTAAAAAGGATGAAGAATCCAAAGATAACCGCCAGGCACCAAAGTTGAATGAAAGGATCCTTTCATCACTGTCAAGGAGATCAGTAGCTGCACATCCTTGGCATGATCTTGATATTG GACCTGATGCTCCCAAAATTTTCAACTGT GTTGTGGAAATCACCAAGGGAAGCAAGGTGAAGTATGAACTGGATAAAAAGACCGGAATGATTAAG GTTGATCGGATTTTGTATTCATCGGTTGTGTATCCTCATAACTATGGTTTCATTCCTCGCACACTCTGTGATGACAATGATCCCCTTGATGTCTTGGTCCTCATGCAG GAGCCAGTTCTTCCTGGTTGTTTCCTGAGAGCCAGGGCCATTGGACTGATGCCTATGATCGACCAG GGAGAGAAGGATGACAAGATAATTGCAGTATGCGCAGATGATCCAGAGTATAAGCACTACACTGACTTCAAAGAACTTCCGCCTCATCGTCTCACTGAGATCAAACGCTTCTTTGAAGATTACAAGAAGAATGAGAACAAGGAGGTTGCTGTCAATGAGTTCTTGCCTGCAGCCACTGCTTTTGAAGCCGTCCAGTCCTCAAT GGACCTTTATGGAGA